DNA from Oryzisolibacter sp. LB2S:
GGTCTATGCCGAGAACGAGGGCGAGGTGTTCCTGGGCCGCTCTGTGACCAAGACGACCAACATCTCCGAGGAGACCATGCAGAAGGTCGATGCCGAGGTGCGCCGCATCATCGACGAGCAGTACGCCCTGGCCAGAAAGCTCATCGAGGACAACCAGGACAAGATGCACGCCATGGCCAAGGCCATGCTCGACTGGGAAACCATAGACGCCGAGCAGCTCGACGACATCATGGCCGGCAAGGAGCCGCGTCCGCCCAAGGACTGGACGCCGCGCACCCCCCCCTCGGGTGGCGGCGGCGCCGATGGCGGCACGCCGGCGGTCAAGCCCGACCCATCGCCTTCCGCAGCGTGATCCGGCGGTACGGCTCTTGAGCGTTGGGCGTCGCAAGGCGCCCAACGTTTTTGTTTTCCATGCACTGGCAGACCACCCGCTTCGATCTGGACCTGACGCGCCCGCGGGTCATGGGCATCGTCAACGTGACGCCGGACTCGTTCTCCGACGGGGGTCAGCACGCGAGTACCGCGTCCGCGCTGCGCCACTGCGAGCAGTTGCTCAAGGAGGGCGCGGACATCCTCGATATCGGCGGTGAGTCGACGCGTCCCGGCAGCCCGCCGGTCTCGCTGGAAGACGAGCTGGCGCGCGTGCTGCCCGTGGTGCGCGAGGCCGTGCGCATGGGTGTGCCCATTTCCGTCGACACCTACAAGCCCGCGGTGATGCAGGCCGTGCTCGACCTGGGCGCCGACATCATCAACGACATCTGGGCCGCGCGCCAAGGCGGCAGCGCCCAGGTGCTGGCAGCGCATCCACGCTGCGGCATCTGCCTGATGCACATGCATGGAGACCCGCAGACCATGCAGCTCAGCCCCATGGACGGCGACGCCGTGCCACAGGTACTCTCATTTTTGCAGCTGCATGCGCTTTCCCTGCAAGCCCTCGGTGTCGAAAAGGCTCGAATCTGCATCGACCCCGGGATTGGCTTTGGCAAGACCGTGGAGCAGAACTTCAGCCTGCTCGCGCGCCAGCAGGAACTGCTGGGCCCGGGCTGGCCGCTGCTGGCGGGCTGGTCGCGCAAGTCATCGCTCGGGGCCGTGACCGGCCTGCCGGTCGAGGAGCGCCTGGGCGCCAGCGTGGCCGCGGCCCTGCTCGCCGTGCAGCGCGGCGCCCATGTGGTGCGCGTGCATGACGTGCGCGACACCGTGGCGGCGCTGGCCGTATGGCGCGCCACGCAAGACCCCATTCATTCAACAAGAGGAACTACACCATGAGCCGTCAATACTTCGGCACCGATGGCATACGCGGCACCGTAGGCCAGCCGCCCATCACCCCCGACTTCGTGCTGCGCCTGGCCCATGCCGTGGGGCGCGTGCTGCGCCGTTCCGAGGCGCGCCCCACGGTGCTGATCGGCAAGGACACGCGCATTTCCGGCTACATGCTGGAGGCGGCGCTGGAGGCTGGCTTCAACTCCGCCGGGGTTGACGTGATCCTCCTCGGGCCGCTGCCCACGCCGGGCGTGGCCTATCTGACGCGTGCCCAGCGCGCCAGCCTGGGCGTGGTCATCAGCGCCAGCCACAACCCGTATCAGGACAACGGCATCAAGTTCTTCAGCGCCCAGGGCACCAAGCTGCCCGACGCCTGGGAGGAGGAGGTCGAGGCCGCACTGCAGCAGCCGCCCGTGTGGGCCGACTCGGCCTCGCTGGGCAAGACCCGCCGCCTCGACGATGCGGCCGGCCGCTACATCGAGTTCTGCAAGAGCACCTTTGCCAATGACCTGACGCTGCGCGGCCTGAAGATCGTGGTCGATGCCGCCCATGGCGCGGCCTACCACATCGCGCCCAAGGTGTTCCACGAGCTGGGTGCCGACGTCATCGCCATCGGCTGCGCGCCCGACGGCCTGAACATCAACCACGAGGTGGGCGCCACCCACCCGGACGCCCTGGTGCGCTCCGTGCGCGCCAACCATGCGGACTTCGGCATTGCCCTGGACGGCGACGCCGACCGCCTGCAGGTCGTGGACGCAGAGGGGCGCCTGTACAACGGCGACGAGCTGCTGTACCTGATGGCCGCCGAGCGCCTCGCGCGCGACGAGCATGTGCCCGGCGTGGTGGGCACGCTGATGACCAACATGGCCATCGAGGAGGCACTGCAGCGCCGTGGCGTGAAGTTCGTGCGCGCCAAGGTGGGCGACCGCTACGTGCTCGAGGAACTGCAGCGCCAGCGCTGGCTGCTTGGCGGCGAGGGCTCGGGCCACCTGCTGGCGCTCGATCGCCACACCACGGGCGATGGCCTGATCAGTGCGCTGCAGGTGCTGCAGGCCTGCGTGCGCAGCGAGAAGACCCTGGCGCAGCTGCTGGCGGATGTGCCGCTGTTCCCGCAGGTGCTGCTCAATGTGCGCCTCAAGCCCGGGCAGGATTGGAAGGCCAACGCCGCGCTGGCCGACGCCACGCACCAAGTCCAGGGCGAGCTCGGTGACGGCGGCCGCGTGCTGGTGCGCGCCAGCGGCACCGAGCCGCTGCTGCGCGTCATGGTCGAGGCGCGCGACGCCGCCCAGGCCGAGCGCTGCGCCCAGCGTCTTGCAGAGGCCGCTCAGGCGGGGTAAGCCTACGCCAGCTTGGTGGGCGCCTCACGGCGCCGATGCAGGCGCACCACGGCCAGCAGCAGGGCGGTGAAGGCCAGGGCCGTGAGCGCGAGCGCCGCGGCGCTGGCCATCCAGAACGGGGCCGGTGAGTGCATGGGCGCCATGCCGGCCCAGCCGTGGTAGGCCAGCCGGTATCCGCCGTACAGGCCCACGCCCCACAGCAGCACGCCGTAGATGACCAGCGGCGCGATCGTGATGCGGTAGCTGCGCAGCACGAAGATGCACAGCGTCTGGAGCGCGTCGGCCGCATGGTAGGCGGCCACCCAGACCAGCAGCGCACTGGCCAGCGCCACCACGTCGGCGCTCGTGGAATAGAGCGCCGCCACAGGCTCTCTTACTATTAAAAGCGTAGCTGCCAGCGTAATGCCCATAAGCGCTGCAAGCCAAAAACCCTTCAAGGCCGTGGTGCCTGCGAGGCGCTCGTCGCCGGCGCCGCGCCAGTAGCTCACGCGCGCGCTCGTGGCAATGGCCAGCGACAGCGGCACCATGTAGACCACGGCCGCGAGGTTGGAGGCGATCTGGTGCGCGGCAGAGGCCAGCGCGCCCTGGCGCGCGATGAACAGCGCCATCAGCGTGAATGACGTCACCTCGACGAGGATGGACAGACCGGCCGGCAGACCCAGGCGCAGAAAATGCCCGAGCTGTGCCGCGTCCGGGCGCTCGAGCGGGCGCCACAGGGCCAGCGGTTCATACATCGGGTGGCGGCGCAGCATCACCACTGCCACGAGGGCCAGGCCAAAGTTCACCACGAGCGTGGCCCAGGCGCAGCCGGCCACGCCCTGCGGTGCGAGCCCCGCGCCGCCAAAGGTGAACCAGATCGACAGCGGCAGCTTCACGACCAGCGACCCGACCTGCAGCCAGGTCACGAGCTGGGGGTGGCCCAAGGCCTGGTTGAGCGTGCTGTAGATGCGAAACAGCAGCGCCGGCGGCAGTCCGAAGGCCAGTATGGCCAGATAGTCGCGCACCGCGCCGCGCAGCTCGGGCGGCACCTCGGTCCAGTCCAGTATGGGGCCGGGCGAGAGCAGCACGGCCATGCCCAGCACCGTGGCCAGGGCCCACAGGTAGAGCGACTGGCGCAGGCTGACGCCGATGGCGGCCCGTGCGTTGGCGCCGCGCTGCTCGGCCCACACGGGCATCAGCGCCTGCAGCACGCCCATCAGCGCCACATAGACGCTCACGAACACTGCCGAGCCTATGGACAGGGCGGCCAGCGCCTCCTGCGCATAGCGGCCGGCGACGATGGTGTCGGTGACGCCAAAGGCCATGACGGCCAGCTGCCCGGCCAGCACGGTGAGCGCATGACGGGCGATGGTGGAGAGCTCGCGCATCAGTGGCCGGCGTCCAGGCGCCGCAGCACCATCATCCGGTCGTTTCGGTCGGTGGGGCGATGCACCGTGCCCACCTCCACCCATTGGCCCGGTGGCAGCAGGGTGACGATGGAGGGGCTCTCATCGGGGTCGGCCACCAGCCACTCGCATGGCGCGAGCTGCGACAGGTCCACCACGCGCATCTGTCCGTGGTACATCAGCGCCGCCACCTGGGCGCGGCTCAGGCCATGGGCGCCCACGCACCCCTTCGGGCTGGCCATGATGCGGCGCACCTCGGCCACCTGCGGCGCGAGGCTGCGGTCGTAGTCGAGCATGGGCAGCCACAGCGTCATCAGCAGCAGCCAGCCCAGGGTGGCGCCGCCCGCGGGCAGCACCAGGCTCTTCCAGATGGCGGGGCGGTTGCGCGCCGTGCGCCAGGCCACCACTGCGCACCAGGCCAGGGTGCCGGCGAGCGCCACGGCGAACTCCAGGCCCGAGAAGGTCGGCACGAAGCCGGGTGCCAGGCGTGCCACATTGGCCGCGGGCTTGGCGGGCACGCCGGTCTGCACCGACAGCCAGATGACCCAGATGGTGATGGCCGAGGCGCTGAAGAACAGCAGCGTGAACCAGTCGATCAGCGCCGCGATGCTGCGCTTGAGCGTGGGCAGCGCAAACGCCGCCAGCGCCGCCAGCGCGGGCAGGCCCAGCAGCAGGGCGCGGTCGGCCGGGCGGGTGGTCAGCGTGGCGCCTATGGCGACCAGGGCAAACCACAGCGGCAGCCACAGATGGCGATGCCATTGTCCGCTCGCGATCAGCCGCCGCCAGCGCCACAGCGTCCACAGCGTCAGGGGCCAGGCCGGCCAGCTGAACCAGATCAGCAGGCGCAGCAGGCTGGACCAGCTCTTGCCGTCCTGCGCGCCCACGACGCGCCAGCGCCACATCTCCAGCCCCGTGGCCAGAGCGGCGGCAGCCAGCGTCAGCCCGAGCAGGATGAGCGCGGCCACCAGACGCGTGCGCGCCGGCGCGTCCTGGCTGGAACACCACAGCAGCGCGGCGCATCCCAGGCCCAGCAGCAGGGCCACCGTGGGCGCGCCGCTGAGCACCAGGCCCGTCATTCCGGCCAGCGCGGCCGTCGCCCCCCAGGCCATGCGCCAGGGCATGACCGATCCGGCAAAGAACAGCAGGGCCGTGCTGGCGAGCTGCGTGAGATAGCCCGTGGTCTCATGGGAGAGCTGGGCCAGGCCCAGGCAGGCGATGAGGGCCAGCAGGCCCGCATCGGCCATGGCGCGGGCGTAGTCGGTGGGGCTGGCCTCACCCCCGAAGGCGAAGGCCACGGGCTGGGCGCCCGGGCCTCGTGCCAGGTAGTAGACGCCGTACCAGGTGGCGCAGAGTGTCAGCAGCAGCAGCGCCACGAAGGGCACGCGCGCCGCCAGGTCCAGGGGCAGCCAGTCGCCGAGCGCCTGCATGGCCCAGGCACCCAGCCAGTAGTGCAGCAGTCCGTCGCTGTCGCCCGGCATGCCGGCGAGCAGCGGGTGCAACCAGTTGGTGCGGCCCTGCACCAGCTCCAGCATGTAGCCGAGCGACGCCACATCGTCATTGCGCCAGGGCGCGCGGCCGATGAAGCCCGGCACGGCATAGGCCAGACACAGCAGCAGCAGCGCCCAGCGCGGCAGCGGCCGGACGGCGCTCTGGGCGACGATGGCGGGGGTCGGGAGGTTCACTCGGGCGTCGGAGAAGAAACAAAGAAAAAAGGCAGCGCGGTGAAACCCGGGCTGCCTTGGCTGCGAAACGAGCAGGCCCACGCACGGGTGGGCGGGCCAAGCTGCTTACTTCGCTGCGGTCTTGCCGAAACGGTTGCGGAACTTCTCGACGCGGCCGCCCATGTTGTCCACGGACTTTTGCGTGCCGGTGTAGAAGGGGTGCGATTCCGACGAGGTATCCAGCTTGAACAGCGGGTATTCCTTGCCTTCGAAGGTCTCGGTTTCCTTGGTGGTCACGCAGGAGCGCGTGACGAACTTGAAGCCGTTGGACAGGTCCACGAACAGCACTTCGCGGTAGTTGGGGTGAATGCCTTCTTTCATGATCTCTCTCTCACGTCAGCGGGAGCCGTGCCGGCCATGCGCAACCATTTGCCCATTGAAAACTCGGCGTACTTTCCGCAAAAAGCCTTTGATTATTGCATATTTGGCGCATTGCGCGGTGGCCGCGGCCGACCGGGCGTTGGCGCGCGGCGGGCAAGGGCTGTCCATCCGGCGACATGCAGGGCCGCCAACCGTGCCGATGATGCGGGGCTTGCGGCACCAACGTTTGCCTTGCGCACGCGGTTGGGTGATCTGTTTGCTATTGGAAAGATAGCTGTTTGCGCTTTCTGCAAAAGGGCTTGTCGCCAATTTTTCGAGATGGATGACATCCGGCGCACGCAGGTTGGCCGACGCAAGCCTCAACGGCGTTTTTCTACACAGGGAGTCATCACCATGCCAAGCTTTGAGACCCTGGCTGTCTCGCTCGACGCACACGTCGCCACCGTGCGCCTGAACCGGCCCGAGAAGGCCAATGCCATGAACGCTGCCATGTGGCAGGAGATCCGCCAGGCCTTTGAGTGGGTGGACCAGACGCCCGAGGTGCGCGTGGCCGTGCTGCAGGCCGAGGGCCGGTACTTCACCGCGGGCATAGACCTGCAGATGATGTTGGGCCTGGGCGCGCTGGTGGCCGACGACTGCGAGGGCCGCCAGCGCGAGAAGCTGCGCCGCCTCATCCTCGACCTGCAGGACACCTTGAGCAGTCTGGAGCGTTGCCGCAAGCCCGTGCTCGCCGCCATCCATGGCGGCTGCATAGGTGGCGGCATAGACCTCGTCACCTGCGCCGACATGCGCTACTGCAGCGAGGACGCGAGCTTCACCATCAAGGAGATCGACATCGGCATGGTGGCCGACGTGGGCACGCTGCAGCGCCTGCCCAGGCTCATAGGCCAGGGCATGGCGCGCGAGCTCGCCTACACCGGTCGCGTGTTCGGCGCGCAGGAGGCACGCGACATGGGCCTCGTGAACCGCGTGTTCGCGAGCCGCGAGGCGCTGTACGCGGGCGTGCAGGAGATCGCCGCGAGCATCGCGGCCAAGTCGCCGCTGTCGATCCGCGGCAGCAAGGAGATGCTCAACTACGCGCGCGACCACAGCGTGGCCGACAGCCTGAACTACGTCGCCACCTGGAACGCCGCCATGCTGCAGAGCGAGGACCTGAAGCAGGCCATGGCGGCCAGCATGCAGAAACAGGAGCCGAAGTTCCGCGACTGACAAAGCAAAACGCCCTGCGTGGAGCAGGGCGTTCGTGGTGTGCGCGTGAGCCGGTGGGTCAGCCGCCGCGGCGCATCATGTCGAAGAAGTCCACATTGGTCTTCGTGGCCTTCATGTTCTTGATCATGAGCTCCATGGCCTCGATCTCGTCCATGTTGTACATGAACTGGCGCAGGATGCGCGTCTTCTGCAG
Protein-coding regions in this window:
- the folP gene encoding dihydropteroate synthase yields the protein MHWQTTRFDLDLTRPRVMGIVNVTPDSFSDGGQHASTASALRHCEQLLKEGADILDIGGESTRPGSPPVSLEDELARVLPVVREAVRMGVPISVDTYKPAVMQAVLDLGADIINDIWAARQGGSAQVLAAHPRCGICLMHMHGDPQTMQLSPMDGDAVPQVLSFLQLHALSLQALGVEKARICIDPGIGFGKTVEQNFSLLARQQELLGPGWPLLAGWSRKSSLGAVTGLPVEERLGASVAAALLAVQRGAHVVRVHDVRDTVAALAVWRATQDPIHSTRGTTP
- the glmM gene encoding phosphoglucosamine mutase translates to MSRQYFGTDGIRGTVGQPPITPDFVLRLAHAVGRVLRRSEARPTVLIGKDTRISGYMLEAALEAGFNSAGVDVILLGPLPTPGVAYLTRAQRASLGVVISASHNPYQDNGIKFFSAQGTKLPDAWEEEVEAALQQPPVWADSASLGKTRRLDDAAGRYIEFCKSTFANDLTLRGLKIVVDAAHGAAYHIAPKVFHELGADVIAIGCAPDGLNINHEVGATHPDALVRSVRANHADFGIALDGDADRLQVVDAEGRLYNGDELLYLMAAERLARDEHVPGVVGTLMTNMAIEEALQRRGVKFVRAKVGDRYVLEELQRQRWLLGGEGSGHLLALDRHTTGDGLISALQVLQACVRSEKTLAQLLADVPLFPQVLLNVRLKPGQDWKANAALADATHQVQGELGDGGRVLVRASGTEPLLRVMVEARDAAQAERCAQRLAEAAQAG
- a CDS encoding MATE family efflux transporter, which translates into the protein MRELSTIARHALTVLAGQLAVMAFGVTDTIVAGRYAQEALAALSIGSAVFVSVYVALMGVLQALMPVWAEQRGANARAAIGVSLRQSLYLWALATVLGMAVLLSPGPILDWTEVPPELRGAVRDYLAILAFGLPPALLFRIYSTLNQALGHPQLVTWLQVGSLVVKLPLSIWFTFGGAGLAPQGVAGCAWATLVVNFGLALVAVVMLRRHPMYEPLALWRPLERPDAAQLGHFLRLGLPAGLSILVEVTSFTLMALFIARQGALASAAHQIASNLAAVVYMVPLSLAIATSARVSYWRGAGDERLAGTTALKGFWLAALMGITLAATLLIVREPVAALYSTSADVVALASALLVWVAAYHAADALQTLCIFVLRSYRITIAPLVIYGVLLWGVGLYGGYRLAYHGWAGMAPMHSPAPFWMASAAALALTALAFTALLLAVVRLHRRREAPTKLA
- a CDS encoding type B 50S ribosomal protein L31; the encoded protein is MKEGIHPNYREVLFVDLSNGFKFVTRSCVTTKETETFEGKEYPLFKLDTSSESHPFYTGTQKSVDNMGGRVEKFRNRFGKTAAK
- a CDS encoding crotonase/enoyl-CoA hydratase family protein, which encodes MPSFETLAVSLDAHVATVRLNRPEKANAMNAAMWQEIRQAFEWVDQTPEVRVAVLQAEGRYFTAGIDLQMMLGLGALVADDCEGRQREKLRRLILDLQDTLSSLERCRKPVLAAIHGGCIGGGIDLVTCADMRYCSEDASFTIKEIDIGMVADVGTLQRLPRLIGQGMARELAYTGRVFGAQEARDMGLVNRVFASREALYAGVQEIAASIAAKSPLSIRGSKEMLNYARDHSVADSLNYVATWNAAMLQSEDLKQAMAASMQKQEPKFRD